One part of the Lotus japonicus ecotype B-129 chromosome 2, LjGifu_v1.2 genome encodes these proteins:
- the LOC130738159 gene encoding protein ROH1-like, with product MRTKAEFQGSILSFRGAQVHSMEGSTFDPELDSFQKHVTDRFSELSSVSNDELLSLSWIRKLLDSFICCQEEFRMILHNHKALVVKSPLDRMVGDFFERSVKALDVCNAIRDGIEQIRQWKKLLEIVLCALDQKKNIGEGQFRRAKKALVDLAIGMLDDKDSNANSIAHRNRSFGRNNHNQIHNSHHNHHHLLGSSSTFGQFRSLSWSVSRNWSAARQLQAIGNNLSPPKASEIVATNGLALVVYTMSSILLFTMWALVAAIPCQDRGLNLHFSVPRQFLWAAPMTSLHDRILEESRKRERKNSCGLMREIQQIEKCARAMNELGDSVQFPLSEKKEEEVRHRVQDVVSVCEDLKEGLDPLECQVREVFRRIVCSRMDGLDSLGRD from the coding sequence ATGCGTACTAAAGCAGAATTTCAAGGTTCAATTCTGAGTTTCCGTGGTGCTCAGGTTCACTCCATGGAAGGTTCAACTTTTGACCCGGAGCTTGATTCGTTTCAGAAACACGTCACTGACCGATTCAGCGAGCTGTCTTCGGTTTCAAACGATGAATTGCTCTCACTTTCGTGGATTAGGAAGCTCCTTGATTCATTCATATGTTGCCAAGAGGAATTCAGGATGATTCTCCACAACCACAAGGCGCTAGTGGTGAAATCCCCTTTGGATCGCATGGTGGGTGATTTCTTCGAGCGGAGTGTGAAGGCGTTGGATGTTTGTAACGCAATCCGTGATGGGATTGAGCAGATTAGGCAATGGAAGAAGCTCTTGGAGATTGTTCTATGTGCTTTGGATCAGAAAAAGAACATTGGTGAGGGTCAATTTCGCCGGGCCAAAAAGGCTCTTGTTGATTTAGCTATTGGGATGCTAGATGACAAGGATTCTAATGCTAATTCCATAGCACATAGAAACAGATCATTTGGTAGAAACAATCATAATCAAATTCATAATTCTCATCACAATCATCATCATTTACTTGGATCATCTTCAACTTTTGGTCAATTTCGATCGCTTTCATGGAGTGTCTCGCGGAATTGGTCTGCTGCGAGGCAACTACAAGCAATTGGGAACAACCTGAGCCCTCCTAAGGCGAGTGAAATTGTTGCTACCAATGGCCTTGCATTGGTTGTTTACACAATGAGTTCGATTCTATTGTTCACTATGTGGGCTCTCGTGGCTGCGATTCCTTGCCAGGACCGGGGCTTGAACCTGCATTTCTCGGTTCCGCGGCAGTTTTTGTGGGCTGCTCCGATGACCTCGCTTCACGACCGGATTCTGGAGGAGTCGAGGAAGAGGGAGAGGAAGAATTCTTGTGGGCTGATGAGGGAGATTCAGCAGATTGAGAAGTGTGCTAGGGCGATGAATGAGTTGGGGGATTCTGTGCAGTTTCCTTTGAGTGAGAAGAAAGAGGAGGAGGTTAGGCATAGAGTGCAGGATGTTGTGAGTGTCTGTGAGGACTTGAAAGAGGGATTGGACCCTTTGGAGTGCCAAGTGAGGGAGGTTTTTCGAAGAATTGTGTGCAGTCGAATGGACGGGCTTGATTCACTTGGTAGAGACTAG
- the LOC130736532 gene encoding uncharacterized protein LOC130736532, producing MEGPPIIFGASTNLEEETDDYMTRFKSIVNQDNNGDGSSKTKEPSMNAEVRGGEFVMARADQFASVLDSCRLVDLGMERWSHRPFRFVAAWVEHPGYAAVVTNAWRNQEENINRKLDRVREEFITFNSDAGDDLQKLVNEAFLTGTVNGEILETLVVLIPKIGNPSTVREFRPISLCNVTYKLITKVLVGRIRPFLNNIIGPMQNSFLPWRGTMDNAFVAQEVVHYMSKSSSRVGSLTFKIDLEKAHDSVSWSFFEETLVLFGFPEKIVELIMCCVSSSQICILWNVDRLPTFKLGRGLRKGDSISPYLFVLVMERLSIRIHQLFDSGAWNPIQVAHGGPPISHLFFADVVMLFCKAKITQVELVADVSRSFCESSGLKINIAKSKAITSKGVRLEVRDQIQSIAPIPFVRDLGKYLGIPLKGRSLKSNDFNFILDNIQKRLSTWKASLLDANGSLGEAESNYQEARATTSASPAWRGILKARDCLCDGFRFRLGNGNSSLWYVDWSGEGKLVTRVPFVNIADTNVKLRNLIRGRTCCLDQLYTMLPDDAKESLLGIEPKLVDTREDGWG from the exons ATGGAGGGGCCACCAATAATATTTGGGGCCTCTACCAACCTAGAGGAGGAGACTGATGACTACATGACAAGGTTTAAAAGCATTGTGAACCAGGATAACAACGGGGATGGCTCAAGCAAGACTAAAGAACCTTCCATGAATGCAG AGGTGAGAGGTGGGGAGTTTGTGATGGCAAGAGCAGACCAATTTGCATCGGTGCTAGATTCTTGTCGACTAGTTGACCTGGGAATG GAGAGGTGGTCCCACCGTCCTTTCCGCTTTGTGGCAGCGTGGGTGGAGCATCCTGGTTACGCGGCGGTTGTCACTAATGCTTGGAGGAACCAAGAGGAAAATATCAACAGAAAGTTAGATAGGGTTCGCGAGGAGTTCATAACGTTCAACAGTGATGCCGGGGATGATCTTCAAAAGTTAGTTAATGAAGCCTTTCTCACGGGTACAGTGAATGGAGAAATTTTGGAGACATTGGTGGTGCTTATTCCAAAGATTGGCAACCCTTCTACCGTTCGTGAGTTTCGCCCAATAAGCTTATGCAATGTCACTTACAAGCTTATCACGAAGGTCCTGGTGGGAAGGATTAGACCTTTCCTTAATAATATTATTGGGCCGATGCAAAATAGTTTCTTACCATGGCGTGGAACTATGGATAATGCTTTTGTAGCCCAGGAGGTTGTGCACTATATGAGTAAATCTAGCTCAAGGGTGGGGAGCCTGACCTTCAAAATTGACTTGGAAAAAGCACACGATAGTGTCTCTTGGAGTTTTTTCGAGGAGACCCTTGTGCTCTTTGGGTTTCCAGAGAAGATAGTGGAGTTGATCATGTGTTGTGTGAGCTCTTCTCAGATATGTATCCTTTGGAACGTAGATCGTCTTCCTACCTTTAAGCTTGGGCGTGGTTTGAGGAAAGGGGACTCAATTTCCCCCTATTTGTTTGTGCTAGTTATGGAGAGGCTTTCTATCCGGATCCATCAGTTGTTTGATAGTGGAGCTTGGAACCCGATTCAAGTTGCTCATGGGGGTCCCCCAATCTCGCATCTCTTCTTTGCGGATGTCGTTATGTTGTTTTGCAAAGCTAAGATAACCCAGGTTGAGTTGGTGGCGGATGTGTCGAGGAGCTTCTGTGAGAGCTCGGGATTGAAAATTAACATTGCAAAATCTAAGGCTATTACTTCTAAAGGGGTGCGACTTGAGGTTAGAGACCAGATTCAAAGCATTGCTCCAATTCCCTTTGTGAGAGACTTAGGCAAGTACCTAGGGATTCCTCTCAAGGGTAGGAGCCTGAAAAGCAATGATTTCAACTTTATTCTTGATAATATCCAAAAGCGCTTGTCAACCTGGAAAGCGA GTCTTCTGGATGCCAATGGGTCTCTTGGAGAGGCTGAATCAAACTATCAGGAG GCACGGGCAACCACCTCAGCGTCCCCAGCGTGGAGAGGGATTTTGAAGGCTAGGGATTGCCTCTGTGATGGGTTTCGATTTCGGCTGGGGAATGGAAACTCCTCTCTTTGGTATGTGGATTGGAGTGGTGAGGGAAAGCTAGTTACGCGGGTTCCATTCGTGAACATTGCAGATACTAATGTGAAGCTTCGGAACCTGATTCGTGGAAGAACTTGTTGTCTGGACCAGCTTTATACTATGCTTCCAGATGATGCAAAGGAGAGCCTGCTCGGGATTGAGCCCAAATTGGTGGACACGCGTGAAGATGGTTGGGGGTAG